The window TTCCTCCTTGCCTTCGAGCGAGTTGCGGTAAGCCGTGTGAGCTACGCGCAGACCGCCCTGATCGGCGATGTTCTCGCCCAGACAGAGGGCGCCGTTGGCGAAAACCGCAGGTTGGTCACCCTTGGCCGGAAGCACTTCGATCGCGTCGAATTGCTTGACCAGAATCTCCGTCTTGGCCTTGAATGCGGCGGCATCGGCATCGGTCCACCAGTTGTTCATGTTGCCGTCCTTGTCGAAATTGCGGCCCTGATCGTCGAATCCGTGGGTCATCTCGTGGCCGATCACCACGCCGATGGCTCCGTAGTTCACGGCATCGTCGGCATCGGGATTGTAGAACGGCGGTTGCAGAATGGCGGCCGGGAAGCAGATTTCGTTGGTCGTGGGGCTGTAATAGGCGTTGACCGTCTGCGGGGTCATGTGCCATTCGTCCTTGTCCACGGGTTTGCCCAGCTCGGCGATGTTGTCGGCTGTGTACCACTTGTTGGCCTCGACGATGTTCTCCCAGTAGCTCTTCGAGGGGTCGATCGCAAGCGTCGTGTAATCCTTCCACTTGTCGGGGTAGCCGATCTTCACGGTGAAGGCCGCGAGTTTCTCCTGCGCCTTGGCCTTCGTGGCGTCGGACATCCAGTCGAGCCCGGCGATGTGCTGCGAAAGCGCCGTTTGCAGATTCCTGACCATCTCCAGCATGCGGGCCTTGTCCTTTTCGGGGAAGTACTTGGCCACGTACATCTCGCCGACGGCTTCGCCGAGGGTGCTGTTGGGCACCGACATCGCACGCTTCCAGCGGGGTTTCTGCTCCTGCTTGCCCGACATGGCGCGTCCGTAGAAGTCGAACGAGGCGTCGATGAAGTCGTCGCTCAGGTAGCCGGCTGCCGCGTCGATGTACTGGGCGGCCAGGTAGTAGCGGATGTCGTCCAGCGGGGCGTTCTTCATCAGTTCGTTGGCGTTGGCCAGCGCCGAAGGGGTCGTCACGATGATCCGTTCGAAATCGCCGATGCCCATCGTCTTGTAGTACTTGGCCCAGTCGATGGCGTCGTAAGTCTTTTCGAAATCGGCCTTGGACGTGGGGTTGTACATGGCGGGGATGTTGCGCAGTTCGACGCTCGACCAGTTCTTCTCGGCGAGCTTCGTCTCGACCGACATCACGCCGGCGACGGCCTTCTCGATGTCGGCCTCCGGAACGCCTGCCAGCCGGAAGATCTTGTCCAGATACTCCTTGTAGGCGGTGCGGATCGACTCGTTTTCGGCGTCGAGGTAGTAGTCGCGGTCACCCATCATCAGCTCGGGCTGCGAAGCGTAGAGGGCGTTGATGTCGCTGTTCATCAGGTCGGACTGCACGCCTATGCCGAAGAACGGATTGGCGATCGAGGTGTGGAGCCTGGCGATGGCGGCGGTCAGCTGCGAGCGGTCGCCGATGGCAAGAATCTCTTCCACGGCGGCCTTGATCGGCGCGGCGCCTTCGGCGTTCAGACGCACCGAGTCGAGGCCCATCTTGTAGAGGTCGGAGATCTTCTGCTCGACGGTGCCCGGGGCGGCCGTCGTCTTGGCCATCTCGGCGAAGAGCTCGTTGATGCGCGTCTCGTTGTTGTCGCGCAGGATGTCGAACGATCCGTAGCGCGCGTATTCGGGTTTCAGGGGGGTGTTTTTCTGCCAGCCGCCCGTGGCGTACTCGTAGAAATCGGCGTTGGGGGCTATCGAAAGGTCGAAGTTGGCCATGTCGATCGCCGGGGTCTTGGGGGTATTCTGGCAGGCTGTCATACAGGCTATCGTTGCTGCGAAAAGAACGTTTTCGATAAGCCGAGAGCAGTGCCGCGCTTGCGCAGGCAATGCCGAGGCGAGAAAAGGTGCGTGAAAACGAATGATTTTTTTCATATTGTTCGGGTTTTTAAGGAACGGGGACCTCCGGACAAACCGGAAGCCCCCGTTCGGATCGTTGTTTCGCGGGATGTCCGGTCTATTCGCGGATAGCCGCAACGCCGGGGAGGTCGCCGAACTCGATGTATTCGAGCAGCGCGCCGCCGCCCGTCGAGATGTACGATACCTGGTCGGCCAGACCGAACTTGTTGATGCAGGCCACCGAGTCGCCGCCGCCGATGAGCGAGTAGGCGCCCTTCTTGGTGGCCTCGGCGATGGCCAGCGCCACCTCTTTCGAGCCGGTTGCGAACTTGTCGATTTCGAACACGCCCACGGGACCGTTCCAGAGGATGGTCTTGCAGCTCAGGATGTGGTCGCGGAAGAGCTTCTTGCCCTTCGAACCGATGTCCAGACCCTCCCAGCCGTCGGGAATGTCGTTGGCCGGGGCCTCCTTGGTGTTGGCATCCTCCGAGAATGCGTCGGCGACCAGCGCGTCGGGCGACATCACCAGTTCGACGCCCTTCTTCTTGGCCAGTTCGAGGATTTCGAGCGCTACGGGGAACATGTCGGGCTCGCAGATCGAGTCGCCGACCTTGCCGCCCTGTGCGGCTGCGAAGGTGTAGGTCATGCCGCCGCCGATGACGATCGAATCGACCTTCTCGATCAGGGCCTTGATGACGCCGATCTTCGACGACACCTTCGAACCGCCGATGATGGCGCAGAACGGATGCGCCGGAGCCTCCATCAGCGAGGAGATGGCCTTCACCTCCTTCTCCATCAGGTAGCCGAACATCTTGTCGTTGGGGAACTTCTTGGCGATCAGGTAGGTCGAGGCGTGCTTGCGGTGGGCCGTGCCGAATGCGTCGTTGATGTAGCAGTCGGCGTACGAAGCGAGCTTCTGGACGAACTCCTTCTGCGGACCCTCTTTCAGGGCCTTCTTGGCGGCGTCCTTCTCCTCCTTGGTGGCGTCCTCGGCCAGGCCGCGGGGCTTGCCCTCCTCCTCGGCGTAGAAACGCAGGTTTTCCAGCAGCATGACCTGTCCGGGCTTGAGGGCCTTGGCCATTTCGGCGGCCTTCTCGCCGATGCAGTCGCCGGCGAACTCGACCTTCACGCCGAGGTTCTTCTCGACGGCGGGAACGATCTGTTCGAGCGAATATTTGGGATCGGGATTCTTCTTGGGGCGTCCCATGTGCGACATCAGGATCACCGAGCCGCCGCCGGCGAGCACCTTCTTGACGGTGGGCATGGCGGCGCGGATGCGCGTGTCGTCGGTCACTTCGCCCTTCTCGTTGAGGGGCACGTTGAAATCCACGCGGATGATCGCGCGTTTGCCTTTGAAATCGTAGTTGTCGATCGAGATCATAGCTGTTTGATTTTTAAGTATTTTGTTGAAATGATTTTCGGTAAGTCCTAATTCGGGACAAATTTATGAAAATT of the Alistipes senegalensis JC50 genome contains:
- a CDS encoding M13 family metallopeptidase, coding for MTACQNTPKTPAIDMANFDLSIAPNADFYEYATGGWQKNTPLKPEYARYGSFDILRDNNETRINELFAEMAKTTAAPGTVEQKISDLYKMGLDSVRLNAEGAAPIKAAVEEILAIGDRSQLTAAIARLHTSIANPFFGIGVQSDLMNSDINALYASQPELMMGDRDYYLDAENESIRTAYKEYLDKIFRLAGVPEADIEKAVAGVMSVETKLAEKNWSSVELRNIPAMYNPTSKADFEKTYDAIDWAKYYKTMGIGDFERIIVTTPSALANANELMKNAPLDDIRYYLAAQYIDAAAGYLSDDFIDASFDFYGRAMSGKQEQKPRWKRAMSVPNSTLGEAVGEMYVAKYFPEKDKARMLEMVRNLQTALSQHIAGLDWMSDATKAKAQEKLAAFTVKIGYPDKWKDYTTLAIDPSKSYWENIVEANKWYTADNIAELGKPVDKDEWHMTPQTVNAYYSPTTNEICFPAAILQPPFYNPDADDAVNYGAIGVVIGHEMTHGFDDQGRNFDKDGNMNNWWTDADAAAFKAKTEILVKQFDAIEVLPAKGDQPAVFANGALCLGENIADQGGLRVAHTAYRNSLEGKEEPAPIDGFTPEQRFYLGYATLWAQNIRDEEIARLTKLDVHSLGKWRVNASLRNLQDFYDAFSITDGAMFMPEEERVIIW
- a CDS encoding phosphoglycerate kinase; translated protein: MISIDNYDFKGKRAIIRVDFNVPLNEKGEVTDDTRIRAAMPTVKKVLAGGGSVILMSHMGRPKKNPDPKYSLEQIVPAVEKNLGVKVEFAGDCIGEKAAEMAKALKPGQVMLLENLRFYAEEEGKPRGLAEDATKEEKDAAKKALKEGPQKEFVQKLASYADCYINDAFGTAHRKHASTYLIAKKFPNDKMFGYLMEKEVKAISSLMEAPAHPFCAIIGGSKVSSKIGVIKALIEKVDSIVIGGGMTYTFAAAQGGKVGDSICEPDMFPVALEILELAKKKGVELVMSPDALVADAFSEDANTKEAPANDIPDGWEGLDIGSKGKKLFRDHILSCKTILWNGPVGVFEIDKFATGSKEVALAIAEATKKGAYSLIGGGDSVACINKFGLADQVSYISTGGGALLEYIEFGDLPGVAAIRE